From Staphylothermus hellenicus DSM 12710, a single genomic window includes:
- a CDS encoding SufD family Fe-S cluster assembly protein, producing MIPQSLLKEPYQYYGDSPTIKKYTLWKLYDYYIVKLAKNQIPLGGSSGKFSEEYDIVYDGTSVKSNRAELYETKPLGIISPMKDKLSKIHYYLIKSHAYRVVLRNGDYKLLFTAPLYEAVIPQHLIIDVYGKTSLELDLDYKNTRSLRSTFIELHLHDSSKLNLLINLNDSINSPSNINIGIKQEKYTLLNLLYLTIAGKMTRFTITDLLDGEDSESNIRGTVFTTKQNRIDNITDIVSRNRDTYSKYLFTSLVSDKGVVGQRGVGKIYDNAWGSGIEYYSEALLLSDDAKAYLQPRLEIDTGDVKIAKHAARNIHILPEQIFYLQTRGIDYDSARKLVITGYLIKEIPTTIYTSKIISSIKKVLDSIIT from the coding sequence ATGATCCCTCAGAGTCTATTAAAAGAACCATACCAATACTATGGTGATTCACCGACAATAAAAAAGTACACTCTCTGGAAACTCTATGACTATTACATCGTAAAGCTCGCTAAAAACCAAATACCGCTCGGCGGATCATCTGGAAAATTTAGTGAAGAATACGATATAGTATATGATGGAACAAGTGTTAAGAGTAATAGGGCAGAACTATATGAAACAAAGCCTCTCGGAATAATTAGTCCAATGAAGGATAAACTGTCAAAGATACATTATTATCTTATTAAGAGCCATGCATATAGAGTTGTGCTTAGAAACGGCGATTATAAATTATTATTTACAGCACCATTATATGAAGCAGTAATTCCCCAACATCTAATAATTGATGTATATGGTAAAACAAGTCTAGAGCTGGATCTAGACTATAAAAATACAAGATCACTTAGAAGCACATTTATAGAATTACACCTGCACGACTCCAGCAAACTGAATTTATTAATCAATCTAAATGATTCAATTAATTCTCCATCAAACATTAATATAGGGATTAAACAAGAAAAATACACATTACTTAACCTTCTATATTTAACTATAGCAGGTAAGATGACGAGGTTCACTATAACAGATTTACTCGATGGAGAAGATTCTGAATCTAATATTAGAGGAACAGTATTTACAACCAAGCAAAACAGAATAGACAATATCACAGATATAGTATCTAGGAATAGGGATACTTATTCAAAATACTTATTTACTTCTCTTGTCAGCGATAAAGGAGTTGTTGGGCAGAGAGGAGTAGGTAAAATATATGATAACGCATGGGGATCGGGTATTGAATATTATAGCGAAGCATTATTGTTAAGCGATGACGCAAAGGCTTACCTACAACCAAGACTAGAAATAGATACAGGCGATGTGAAAATAGCGAAACATGCGGCTAGAAATATACATATATTGCCTGAACAAATATTTTATCTACAAACCAGAGGTATAGACTATGATTCTGCTAGAAAACTAGTTATTACCGGATACCTTATCAAGGAAATCCCCACAACAATATATACTTCCAAGATCATATCTTCTATAAAGAAAGTACTTGATAGCATTATTACATAA
- the sufB gene encoding Fe-S cluster assembly protein SufB translates to MTRPIEISKIIEHPEYMEPIEYRGKIEIRGKITRDLVEEISRQKKEPDWMRRLRLRALEYFEKLPLPKWLYGIESIDLEEITTYYVKPLEQPASNWEDLPAEIREIYLRLGLPDAYAKYLAGLTTVLDSETAYSAMKDYLKKIGVIMIPMEQAIRKYPDLVKKYFGKIVGPIEHKFAALHYALWSGGVFVYVPKNVKVPYPVEAFFFVGKELEGQFEHSLIVADEGSELTFIEGCSAPRFKKFSFHDGAVELYAHRKAKISFITVQNWSRNIINFNNKRAIAEEDSYVEWLEGSIGSKYTVTYPSTILRGKGARTSSLVVGIANGPYIKDTGSKAIHAAPNTKSKIISKSISSEGGVNIYRGLVHIFKGAKNSTSYVQCDSLILDEKSKAYTYPIIHVEEKDSETGHEATTGRINDDQIFYLQSRGLSEGQAKSMIVLGYIKDVLKGLPMEYVAMLNRVIQLEFERIGGVG, encoded by the coding sequence ATGACGAGGCCTATAGAAATTTCCAAGATAATTGAACACCCCGAGTATATGGAGCCAATAGAATATAGGGGAAAAATAGAGATTAGAGGAAAAATTACTCGAGACCTTGTCGAAGAGATTTCTAGGCAGAAAAAAGAACCGGATTGGATGCGTAGGCTTAGGCTTAGAGCTTTAGAATACTTTGAAAAATTACCTTTACCTAAATGGCTCTATGGAATTGAATCAATAGATTTGGAAGAGATAACTACGTATTATGTTAAACCATTGGAGCAGCCGGCTAGCAATTGGGAAGACCTACCAGCAGAGATCAGAGAGATATATCTCAGACTTGGACTACCAGATGCTTATGCTAAATACTTGGCTGGATTAACTACTGTTCTCGATAGTGAAACAGCATATTCTGCTATGAAGGATTATTTGAAAAAGATTGGTGTGATCATGATCCCCATGGAACAAGCAATCAGAAAATACCCTGATCTAGTTAAGAAGTATTTTGGAAAAATAGTTGGCCCAATAGAGCACAAGTTCGCAGCACTACATTATGCATTATGGAGCGGAGGAGTATTCGTATATGTGCCTAAGAATGTTAAAGTACCCTACCCCGTCGAAGCATTCTTCTTCGTCGGCAAAGAGCTTGAGGGACAGTTTGAACACTCACTAATAGTCGCGGATGAAGGCTCTGAACTCACATTTATAGAAGGATGCAGCGCTCCACGCTTCAAAAAGTTTAGCTTCCATGATGGAGCAGTAGAGCTATATGCACATAGGAAAGCTAAGATATCGTTTATAACTGTTCAAAACTGGAGCAGGAACATAATAAACTTTAACAATAAGAGAGCTATAGCTGAAGAAGACTCATATGTAGAATGGTTGGAGGGAAGTATTGGAAGTAAATACACAGTCACATATCCATCAACAATTCTACGAGGTAAAGGAGCAAGGACATCAAGTCTAGTTGTAGGAATAGCTAATGGCCCATACATTAAGGATACCGGATCCAAGGCAATACATGCTGCACCAAATACCAAGAGCAAAATAATATCTAAAAGTATCAGTAGTGAAGGAGGAGTAAACATCTATAGAGGACTAGTCCACATATTTAAAGGAGCAAAGAATTCGACAAGCTATGTACAATGTGATAGCCTAATACTGGATGAGAAAAGCAAAGCATACACCTATCCAATAATACATGTTGAAGAAAAAGATTCTGAAACAGGACACGAAGCAACAACTGGCAGGATAAACGATGATCAAATATTCTACTTACAATCTAGAGGGCTAAGCGAGGGACAAGCTAAGAGTATGATTGTGCTCGGATATATTAAGGATGTTCTCAAAGGCCTACCGATGGAGTATGTAGCAATGCTGAACCGTGTTATACAATTAGAATTTGAAAGAATAGGAGGAGTTGGTTGA
- the sufC gene encoding Fe-S cluster assembly ATPase SufC — MTLEIVDLSVDVDSKPVLRDINLRAEKGKLTVIMGPNGSGKTSLAYTIMGHPNYKVVKGKIFLEGEDITDKTPDERANKGLFLVFQNPIEVPGINLLSLLTAVLNKKRGKADLTEPILDLRKKLVVEAGMIGLKEELLERELNIGFSGGEKKRSELLQVKILRPKYVIMDEPDSGLDVDGVRIVADVIREMLSTGSSIILITHYPRVLQYIDPHKVVVLYKGRIVATGKKELVEKIDREGYKWLGDQK, encoded by the coding sequence TTGACGCTTGAAATCGTTGATCTATCTGTTGATGTAGATAGTAAGCCAGTATTACGAGATATTAATTTAAGAGCTGAGAAGGGTAAACTAACAGTTATAATGGGGCCTAACGGCAGTGGCAAAACTAGCTTAGCCTATACAATCATGGGTCATCCAAACTACAAGGTTGTGAAGGGAAAAATATTCTTAGAAGGAGAAGATATTACCGATAAAACACCTGATGAAAGAGCCAATAAGGGATTATTCCTTGTTTTCCAGAATCCCATAGAAGTTCCCGGAATTAATTTATTATCTCTATTAACTGCAGTGCTGAACAAGAAAAGGGGAAAAGCAGACTTAACAGAGCCAATTCTTGATCTTAGAAAGAAGCTTGTAGTAGAAGCTGGAATGATTGGGTTAAAAGAAGAGCTTCTGGAAAGAGAATTAAACATTGGATTCAGCGGTGGGGAAAAGAAGAGAAGCGAGCTTCTCCAAGTAAAGATTTTGAGGCCAAAATATGTTATAATGGATGAACCCGATAGCGGGCTGGATGTTGATGGTGTTAGAATAGTTGCTGATGTTATTAGAGAAATGCTCTCCACAGGCTCAAGCATTATATTGATTACTCATTATCCACGTGTGCTCCAATATATTGATCCACACAAAGTCGTTGTCCTCTATAAGGGAAGAATAGTTGCTACAGGGAAAAAAGAGCTTGTTGAGAAAATTGATAGAGAAGGATATAAATGGCTTGGTGATCAAAAATGA
- a CDS encoding ABC transporter ATP-binding protein → MLEIRGVSKWFGKFQALDNISFNVNNGELVGYVGLNGAGKTTTIRIIVGVLPPDKGDVLIDGYSITHNKRQASKLIGWVPELPIFEPDVKALDYFAYLAGYYGLSSSEAYSLGKKLFEEVGLSGAEYKKLQEYSQGMKKRFALAVSMINDPPNFVFDEVLNGLDPEGIKFFRELAKRFKKEGKSVLFSSHILSEVEAIADRVVFIHKGRIINSLSMQEIKRMAGKKLVVLLGRTPEKNIVDKLKEYGRISVDGNTITIEGFKGEQSSIIELLVKNGYKINEIKLVEQSLEDVFFKLIGEQK, encoded by the coding sequence TTGTTGGAGATCAGAGGAGTCAGTAAGTGGTTCGGCAAGTTTCAAGCATTAGATAATATTAGTTTTAACGTAAATAATGGAGAACTAGTAGGCTATGTTGGATTAAATGGTGCTGGAAAAACTACTACAATACGTATAATTGTTGGTGTTCTTCCTCCTGATAAAGGTGATGTATTAATAGATGGTTATTCAATTACGCATAATAAGCGTCAAGCTTCAAAACTTATAGGCTGGGTCCCCGAGCTCCCCATATTTGAGCCTGACGTTAAAGCACTTGATTACTTCGCATATCTAGCAGGATATTATGGATTAAGTAGTAGTGAAGCTTATAGTTTGGGTAAAAAACTCTTTGAAGAAGTCGGGCTTAGCGGTGCTGAGTATAAGAAGCTTCAAGAATATTCCCAAGGAATGAAGAAACGGTTTGCACTAGCAGTTTCAATGATAAATGATCCACCAAACTTTGTTTTTGACGAAGTACTAAATGGGCTGGATCCGGAAGGTATAAAGTTTTTCAGAGAATTGGCGAAGAGGTTTAAAAAGGAGGGAAAATCAGTTCTGTTCTCATCTCATATATTATCAGAAGTAGAAGCGATAGCTGATAGGGTTGTATTCATACATAAGGGACGGATAATAAATAGTCTCAGTATGCAGGAGATTAAAAGAATGGCTGGTAAGAAGCTCGTAGTATTGCTGGGTCGGACCCCTGAAAAAAATATAGTTGATAAACTGAAAGAATATGGAAGAATAAGTGTTGATGGAAATACTATTACGATAGAAGGCTTTAAAGGTGAACAATCAAGCATTATAGAGTTGCTGGTTAAAAACGGCTATAAGATCAACGAGATCAAACTTGTCGAGCAAAGCTTAGAGGATGTATTCTTTAAGCTTATAGGTGAACAAAAATGA